The Verrucomicrobiota bacterium genome includes the window CATGGAGTGATAGGCCGCGCCCAGCGCCCCCGCATACTCGCCCAGTTGAGCGGGAACAATCCGTGCCCGGACCCCACCAGGACGCCATTCAAACACCTCCAAGTATTGTTCCAACGGCTTGAACAAGCTTTCACCCGCCTTCGCGATGCCCCCCCCAATGATCACGGTGTCGGGATCCAGCACGTTGATCAGCGAGGCGACGGCAGCCGCCAGACGCCGGACCGCGGTGAGCCAGAACACCCGGGCCGGACCGTCACCAGACTCGAACGCGGCAATGAGCTCGTGCGTCGTGGTGAATCGTCCTCCCGTCCGGTCAACAATGGACGCATTGCCCATGGCCCACTCCAGGCTGCCTGGAGCGCCACAGACATCGGGTGGCCCGTCCGGATCCAGGCTCAAGTGTCCGAGATGGCCGGCGCGTCCCATGGCCCCTCTGAGTAATCTTCCATCCACCATGGCGGCACCGCCCACCCCCGTTCCCAGAGTGAGCATAAAGACATGACGACTCCCACGGGCGGCTCCCAGCCAGACTTCCCCCAACAAAGCCGCCTGAGCGTCGTTCAGCACCGGAATGTCCCCCTGCCTGCCCAGCGCGATGGACCAATCCAATCCTTCAAGCCCTTCGAGCCTCCCGGGCATGTAGGCGATCGATTTTCCATCCGCCGACGTCAATCCTGGCGCGGACAGTCCGCACGAGCCGGCAAGTCCCATGCCTTTGGCTTCGAGGGAATGGACAAGCTCTCGCACCGCCTCGACGAAGGCTCGCGGCTCAGCAGAGTCGAACGGTTGCGATTGCCGAACCAGCATGGATCCCTCGCGGGTGACCATCACACCCTTGGCACTCGATCCTCCAAGATCAATGCCCATGGCAATCCCGGGCGTCATGCTTCATGGCTGTCGGCGAGTTGACCCTCGCTGACTTCCCACCCCCCATCGATGCCGATGACCTGCCCCGTCACAAATTTCGACGCGTCGGAAAGCAGCCACACCACGGCAGCATCCAAGTCCTCCGGAACTCCGATCCTTCCCTGGGACAGGGGCTGTTTGGTGCGAATGAATTCCAGAATCTCAGGACGCTCCTGGGCGCGTTGAGACATGGGGGTGGCAACCAGACCGGGCGCGAGCAGATTAAAACGTATGTCCCGAGGGGCGTAATACGCGGCGGACGATTTCGTGAGTCCCATGGCTGCCGCTTTGGCGGCCGCATAAGCGTGCGTGGCGAAATAGGCCGGGGAGGGCGAGTAACCGAGCACCGAACCGCAGTTCACGATCGAACCTCCACCCCCCTGTTTTAACAACTGCCGCACTGCGGCGCGGTTCGAGAAAAACATCGAATCCAGGTTCAAACGCAGGGTCTTGTTCCAGCCTTCGTCCGAAATCTCGTCAAGCGGTCCATCCC containing:
- a CDS encoding ROK family protein, translating into MTPGIAMGIDLGGSSAKGVMVTREGSMLVRQSQPFDSAEPRAFVEAVRELVHSLEAKGMGLAGSCGLSAPGLTSADGKSIAYMPGRLEGLEGLDWSIALGRQGDIPVLNDAQAALLGEVWLGAARGSRHVFMLTLGTGVGGAAMVDGRLLRGAMGRAGHLGHLSLDPDGPPDVCGAPGSLEWAMGNASIVDRTGGRFTTTHELIAAFESGDGPARVFWLTAVRRLAAAVASLINVLDPDTVIIGGGIAKAGESLFKPLEQYLEVFEWRPGGVRARIVPAQLGEYAGALGAAYHSMVDRPRSEGS
- a CDS encoding SDR family oxidoreductase, with the protein product MPALDRKTIVIMGGTSGLGLSAARACALEGAKVVVVGRSEQKVESAIKALGSQAAGLAGDAAEPATAPSAIELAVRLFGRLDGFYHVAGGSGRRFGDGPLDEISDEGWNKTLRLNLDSMFFSNRAAVRQLLKQGGGGSIVNCGSVLGYSPSPAYFATHAYAAAKAAAMGLTKSSAAYYAPRDIRFNLLAPGLVATPMSQRAQERPEILEFIRTKQPLSQGRIGVPEDLDAAVVWLLSDASKFVTGQVIGIDGGWEVSEGQLADSHEA